Proteins from a genomic interval of Caldicellulosiruptor diazotrophicus:
- the glmU gene encoding bifunctional UDP-N-acetylglucosamine diphosphorylase/glucosamine-1-phosphate N-acetyltransferase GlmU, producing MKRQTFIVLAAGEGKRMKSKYSKVVQKIMGKPMILYLIDEIEKNFENSEIVVVVGNKKEDVCKVLEGRNVKFAYQEKQLGTAHAVMCAMDMVSKQAEDVFVLYADAPFIKADTLKRISEKRKKENASLCLLTAIFENPYGYGRIISDENGNVLKIVEEKDATDEQKQIKEINPGFYCFARDALEDVLAKIDNNNSQHEYYLTDSIEILNKEGKKVVKIACDDNFEVMGINSRYELFLAEQELKIRINKKHLAEGVQMIDMYSVYIHPDVQIGKDTVIYPGTFILGNTTIGEECVIGPNSYIVNSKIGNKCHVWFSVIEDSEIKDNVKVGPYAHLRPNSILEEGVKIGNFVEVKNSKVGRNTKSAHLTYIGDADIGENVNLGCGTIFVNYDGYKKHRTVVEDNAFIGCNSNLVAPVKIGKNAYIAAGSTITDDVPADALAIARERQTIKEGWVLRRKKMYESHNNK from the coding sequence ATGAAAAGACAAACGTTTATTGTACTTGCTGCTGGTGAAGGCAAAAGAATGAAGTCAAAGTATTCTAAGGTTGTTCAAAAAATAATGGGAAAACCAATGATACTTTATCTGATTGACGAGATTGAGAAAAACTTTGAAAATAGCGAGATAGTGGTTGTTGTTGGCAACAAAAAAGAGGATGTCTGCAAGGTTTTAGAAGGCAGGAATGTAAAATTTGCTTATCAAGAAAAGCAGCTTGGGACTGCCCACGCGGTGATGTGTGCAATGGACATGGTCTCAAAGCAGGCAGAAGATGTATTTGTTCTTTATGCAGATGCACCTTTTATTAAAGCAGATACACTAAAAAGAATTTCTGAAAAAAGAAAGAAGGAAAACGCATCGCTCTGTCTTTTGACTGCCATCTTCGAAAATCCGTATGGTTATGGGAGAATAATTTCTGATGAGAATGGTAATGTTTTAAAGATTGTCGAGGAGAAGGACGCAACAGATGAACAAAAACAAATAAAAGAGATAAATCCTGGATTTTATTGCTTTGCAAGAGATGCGCTTGAAGATGTTTTGGCAAAGATAGACAATAACAACAGCCAGCACGAGTATTATCTTACAGACAGCATTGAGATACTAAATAAAGAAGGCAAGAAGGTGGTAAAAATTGCATGTGATGATAATTTTGAGGTAATGGGCATTAACTCAAGGTATGAGCTTTTTTTGGCTGAGCAGGAGCTGAAAATAAGAATAAATAAAAAGCACCTTGCAGAAGGTGTTCAAATGATAGATATGTATTCTGTCTACATTCATCCAGATGTGCAGATAGGTAAAGACACAGTGATATATCCCGGCACATTCATACTTGGCAACACTACAATAGGAGAAGAGTGCGTAATTGGACCGAACTCATACATTGTGAATTCAAAAATAGGTAATAAGTGTCATGTGTGGTTTTCGGTGATTGAGGATTCTGAGATAAAAGACAATGTAAAGGTTGGACCTTATGCGCACTTGCGACCAAACAGCATCTTGGAAGAAGGAGTCAAGATTGGCAACTTTGTTGAGGTGAAAAACTCAAAGGTGGGCAGAAACACAAAGTCAGCTCATCTTACATACATTGGAGATGCTGACATAGGCGAAAATGTGAATTTGGGCTGCGGGACCATATTTGTAAACTACGATGGGTATAAAAAGCACAGAACGGTTGTTGAAGATAATGCGTTTATTGGCTGCAACTCAAATCTTGTAGCACCTGTTAAAATTGGGAAGAACGCCTACATTGCGGCAGGTTCTACAATCACAGATGATGTTCCTGCAGATGCTCTTGCGATTGCCCGTGAAAGGCAGACTATAAAAGAAGGCTGGGTTTTAAGGCGCAAGAAGATGTATGAAAGCCACAATAATAAATAA
- a CDS encoding ribonuclease J encodes MKKKQEHKIKIIPLGGLNEIGKNMTVIEVNDEIVVIDCGLAFPEDEMLGVDLVIPDISYLIKNKERVKALILTHGHEDHIGAIPYVLRDLNVPIYGTRLTLGLVEIKLLEFGIDLNAIKLFTVRAGDVISFNNMRIEFIRTTHSIADSVAVAIHTPLGPIVHTGDFKVDFTPIEGEPIDLIRFAELGKQGVLALLCDSTNAERPGFTLSEKTVGATFDRIFSQAQGRVIVATFSSHIHRVQQVINSAEKQGRKICVLGRSMVNVVNKALELGYLKMPDGMLIDVDEIDNYPLNKIVLITTGSQGEPMSALSRMASAEHKKVGIIPGDVVIISAAPIPGNEKFVNRVINDLFKQGAQVIYEDIDDIHVSGHACQEEIKLIHNLTRPKYSIPVHGEFKHLIHHAKLAMELGEKNVFVLENGKVLEITKDGAKVVGMVQAGNVLVDGLGVGDVGNVVLRDRRHLAQDGLFIVVLTIDSSTRDVLSGPDIITRGFIYIKESEPLIEEAKRVIKDVLYFCYKNDITEPNAIKVILKDNLRNFLFEKTRRNPMIIPIITEI; translated from the coding sequence ATGAAAAAGAAACAAGAACATAAAATCAAAATTATACCACTTGGTGGGCTAAATGAGATTGGCAAGAATATGACAGTCATAGAAGTAAATGACGAAATAGTTGTCATTGATTGTGGTCTTGCTTTTCCAGAAGATGAGATGCTTGGCGTTGACCTTGTAATACCTGACATATCATATCTTATAAAGAATAAAGAAAGGGTAAAAGCATTAATTTTAACTCATGGTCACGAAGACCACATTGGAGCAATACCATATGTTCTACGTGACTTGAACGTTCCGATATATGGTACAAGACTTACACTTGGGCTTGTTGAGATAAAACTTTTAGAATTTGGCATAGATTTGAATGCAATAAAATTATTTACTGTTAGGGCAGGGGATGTAATTAGTTTTAACAATATGCGCATTGAGTTTATCAGAACAACACATTCGATAGCTGACTCTGTTGCTGTTGCTATACACACACCGCTTGGTCCCATTGTTCACACAGGTGATTTCAAGGTGGACTTTACACCAATTGAAGGTGAACCAATTGACCTTATAAGGTTCGCAGAACTCGGCAAACAGGGAGTTCTTGCGCTTTTGTGCGACTCAACAAACGCAGAGAGGCCTGGTTTTACATTGTCTGAAAAGACTGTTGGTGCGACATTTGACAGGATATTTTCCCAAGCTCAGGGGAGAGTAATTGTTGCAACATTTTCTTCGCACATTCACAGAGTACAGCAGGTCATAAACTCGGCTGAAAAGCAAGGAAGAAAGATTTGCGTCTTGGGAAGAAGCATGGTGAATGTTGTGAACAAAGCACTTGAACTTGGATATCTGAAGATGCCAGATGGGATGCTGATTGATGTTGATGAGATTGACAACTATCCTTTGAACAAGATTGTTCTTATCACCACAGGAAGCCAAGGCGAGCCTATGTCTGCACTTTCACGAATGGCTTCTGCCGAGCACAAAAAGGTAGGGATTATACCCGGTGATGTTGTTATAATCTCAGCAGCGCCCATTCCTGGAAATGAAAAGTTTGTAAATAGAGTAATAAACGATTTATTTAAGCAGGGTGCACAGGTGATATATGAAGACATTGATGACATTCATGTGTCAGGTCATGCCTGCCAGGAAGAGATAAAGCTTATACACAATCTTACAAGACCAAAATACAGTATTCCCGTGCATGGAGAGTTCAAACACTTGATACACCATGCAAAGCTCGCAATGGAGCTTGGCGAAAAAAACGTATTTGTATTAGAAAATGGGAAGGTTTTGGAGATTACAAAAGACGGTGCAAAGGTTGTTGGAATGGTGCAAGCAGGGAATGTGCTTGTTGATGGACTTGGAGTTGGAGATGTAGGAAATGTTGTTCTGCGCGACAGACGTCATCTTGCCCAGGACGGGCTTTTCATTGTTGTGCTCACAATTGATTCGTCAACAAGAGATGTCCTTTCTGGACCGGATATTATCACAAGAGGCTTTATATATATAAAAGAATCTGAGCCCCTGATTGAAGAGGCAAAAAGAGTGATAAAGGATGTTCTTTACTTTTGCTACAAAAACGATATTACTGAGCCTAACGCAATAAAGGTAATTTTAAAAGATAATCTAAGGAATTTCTTGTTTGAAAAGACAAGAAGAAACCCAATGATAATTCCAATCATAACTGAGATTTGA
- a CDS encoding UDP-N-acetylglucosamine 1-carboxyvinyltransferase, which yields MKEAYEKLVIEGGYPLEGEVVINGAKNAAVAVIPAALMADGESVIENLPLIEDVFAMDDILLKLGAKIEYDNHSLKIDARNLHNYIAPYESVKKIRASYYLIGALLTRFGRAEVAMPGGCNFGSRPIDQHIKGFTALGADVKIENGMIKAYADRLVGTKIYLDVVSVGATINLMLAAVKAKGITIIENAAKEPHVVDTANFLNSMGAKIKGAGTDVIRIEGVDKLYPTKYAIIPDQIEAGTYMIAACATKGHVIVKNVIPKHLESLTAKLVEMGAEVITYEDSIEVICKSRLRSSSIKTMPYPGFPTDLQPQMTVLLSLCSGTSVVTEGVWENRYQYVDELKKMGANVKVEGRVAVVEGVESLQGAEVVAVDLRAGAALVVAGLAAKGKTVIYNAKNVDRGYENIDLKLSRLGAKVSRT from the coding sequence TTGAAAGAAGCTTATGAAAAACTTGTGATAGAAGGTGGCTACCCGTTAGAAGGTGAGGTTGTAATAAACGGTGCAAAGAATGCTGCAGTTGCTGTAATTCCCGCAGCTTTAATGGCTGACGGGGAAAGCGTTATAGAAAACCTTCCTTTAATTGAAGATGTGTTTGCAATGGATGACATTTTGCTCAAGCTTGGAGCAAAGATAGAATATGACAATCATTCTCTTAAAATAGATGCGAGGAACTTGCACAATTACATAGCACCATATGAAAGTGTCAAGAAGATAAGAGCTTCATATTACCTCATTGGAGCACTTCTTACCCGGTTTGGCAGGGCGGAGGTTGCCATGCCAGGTGGGTGTAATTTTGGTTCAAGACCAATTGACCAGCACATAAAAGGTTTTACAGCGCTTGGTGCTGATGTTAAAATTGAAAATGGTATGATAAAGGCATATGCAGACAGGCTTGTTGGCACAAAGATATATTTGGATGTTGTGTCTGTTGGTGCAACAATCAATCTTATGCTTGCTGCTGTCAAGGCAAAGGGCATAACAATAATAGAAAATGCTGCAAAAGAACCGCATGTTGTTGACACCGCAAATTTTCTAAACAGCATGGGTGCAAAGATCAAGGGTGCAGGTACTGACGTTATCAGGATTGAAGGAGTAGATAAACTTTATCCAACAAAGTATGCTATCATTCCTGACCAGATAGAAGCAGGGACATATATGATTGCTGCATGCGCAACAAAAGGACATGTAATTGTAAAAAATGTGATTCCTAAGCATTTAGAGTCGCTCACAGCAAAGCTTGTTGAGATGGGTGCAGAGGTTATAACTTATGAAGACAGCATCGAGGTCATTTGCAAAAGTAGGCTTAGAAGTTCAAGCATAAAGACAATGCCATACCCAGGTTTTCCCACAGACCTTCAGCCTCAGATGACAGTGCTATTAAGTCTTTGTAGCGGTACAAGCGTTGTGACAGAGGGTGTGTGGGAAAATAGATACCAGTATGTTGATGAGCTCAAAAAGATGGGAGCAAACGTTAAGGTTGAGGGAAGAGTTGCTGTTGTTGAAGGTGTAGAAAGTCTTCAAGGTGCTGAGGTTGTTGCTGTGGACCTTCGGGCAGGTGCTGCTTTGGTTGTTGCAGGGCTTGCAGCAAAAGGAAAAACTGTGATTTATAATGCCAAAAATGTGGATAGAGGTTATGAAAATATAGATTTGAAACTATCACGGCTTGGTGCAAAAGTTTCAAGAACATAA
- the upp gene encoding uracil phosphoribosyltransferase, with product MVEYKKNVYVFDHPLIQHKLTLIRDKNTGVKEFRELVEEIAMLMAYEVTRNLPLKEVEIETPVGVAKCKVISGRKLAIVPILRAGLGMVDGLLKLIPAAKVGHIGLYRDPETLKPVEYYCKLPQDVHERDIIVLDPMLATGGSASAAFDYIKRYNPQSLKLMCLIAAPEGIERLTQDHPDVEIYCAAVDEKLNDHGYIIPGLGDAGDRLFGTK from the coding sequence ATGGTAGAGTACAAGAAAAATGTATACGTGTTTGACCATCCTTTAATTCAGCATAAACTAACATTAATTCGTGACAAAAACACAGGGGTTAAAGAGTTCAGAGAGCTTGTTGAAGAGATAGCAATGCTCATGGCGTATGAGGTTACAAGAAATCTACCTTTAAAAGAGGTTGAAATTGAAACACCTGTTGGAGTTGCAAAGTGCAAAGTGATCTCTGGAAGAAAACTTGCAATTGTGCCTATTCTGCGCGCCGGGCTTGGCATGGTAGATGGACTTTTAAAGTTAATTCCTGCTGCAAAGGTGGGGCATATTGGTCTTTACAGAGACCCTGAGACTTTAAAGCCTGTTGAGTATTACTGCAAACTTCCACAGGATGTCCACGAAAGAGACATAATTGTGCTTGACCCGATGCTTGCAACAGGGGGGTCTGCATCTGCTGCGTTTGACTATATAAAAAGATACAATCCTCAAAGTTTGAAGCTCATGTGCCTCATTGCAGCACCAGAAGGGATTGAAAGGTTAACTCAGGATCATCCGGACGTTGAGATTTATTGTGCAGCAGTTGATGAAAAACTAAATGACCACGGCTATATAATACCCGGACTTGGTGATGCCGGTGACAGACTGTTTGGTACAAAGTAG
- a CDS encoding MBL fold metallo-hydrolase, whose translation MSDEVLFCPLYSGSSGNSILISYKDTSIIVDAGVSFKKIAQALEKIGFNKKIDAILLSHDHSDHVKCAGIYFRKLNVPIITNYKTWESIKRFLGKVDESYVKLIETGTSFSVGSIGIDTFSIPHDASDPMGFCFYVKDKKVSICTDVGHVSDSVARMIDFSDIILLESNHDVEMLMFGPYPYYLKQRIKSDKGHLSNEQAAQMILRLNLARTRRIYLGHLSEENNHPDVALLTVSSILKQHGVFESYNFSLEVAKRYQPSLCSLL comes from the coding sequence ATGTCAGATGAAGTGCTTTTCTGTCCGCTGTACAGTGGAAGCAGTGGAAATAGCATTTTAATTTCATATAAAGACACCTCAATCATAGTTGATGCTGGTGTGAGCTTTAAAAAAATTGCACAGGCACTTGAAAAAATAGGATTTAATAAGAAAATTGATGCAATTTTACTTTCTCATGACCACTCTGACCATGTTAAATGTGCAGGCATTTATTTTAGAAAGCTCAATGTTCCCATTATAACAAATTACAAAACATGGGAAAGTATAAAGAGGTTTCTTGGTAAAGTGGACGAAAGCTATGTAAAGCTAATTGAGACAGGGACAAGCTTTTCGGTAGGTAGCATTGGAATTGATACATTTTCAATACCTCACGATGCATCTGACCCGATGGGGTTTTGCTTTTATGTCAAAGACAAGAAAGTTTCAATTTGCACAGATGTTGGACATGTAAGTGACAGCGTTGCCAGAATGATAGATTTTTCAGATATTATTTTGCTTGAATCAAACCACGACGTTGAGATGCTGATGTTCGGACCTTATCCATATTATCTTAAGCAGAGAATAAAGAGTGACAAAGGTCATCTTTCAAATGAACAGGCAGCTCAGATGATTTTAAGACTGAATCTTGCTCGTACAAGAAGGATTTATTTAGGACATCTGAGTGAGGAAAATAATCACCCGGATGTTGCGCTTTTGACAGTGAGTTCAATTTTAAAGCAGCATGGTGTATTTGAAAGCTATAATTTTTCTCTTGAAGTTGCAAAGAGGTACCAACCATCTCTGTGCTCTTTACTATAA
- the rpiB gene encoding ribose 5-phosphate isomerase B, which translates to MKIAIGSDHAGFSLKEAIKKHLEKKGVEYKDFGTYSQESCDYPDIAKDVALAVKNGHFDFGILICGTGIGISIAANKVRGIRAALCHDTFSAKAARAHNNANILAMGARVIGEGLACEIVDAFLSSTFEGGRHQRRVDKIHLIEDEQR; encoded by the coding sequence GTGAAGATTGCAATAGGTTCTGACCATGCAGGATTTTCTTTGAAAGAGGCGATCAAGAAACATCTTGAGAAAAAAGGGGTTGAATACAAGGACTTTGGAACGTATTCTCAGGAGTCTTGTGACTACCCGGACATTGCAAAGGATGTGGCGCTGGCAGTAAAAAACGGGCACTTTGACTTTGGTATACTCATCTGCGGGACAGGAATTGGAATCTCTATTGCTGCGAACAAAGTTAGGGGAATTAGAGCTGCGCTTTGTCATGACACATTTTCTGCTAAGGCTGCACGAGCTCATAACAATGCAAACATTCTTGCGATGGGTGCAAGGGTTATCGGTGAAGGGCTTGCATGTGAGATTGTAGATGCCTTTTTATCTTCAACTTTTGAAGGTGGAAGGCATCAGAGAAGAGTTGATAAGATACATCTGATAGAAGATGAACAGAGATAG
- a CDS encoding YlmC/YmxH family sporulation protein, with translation MYKSSDLREKDVINVSDGKKLGKVCDLEVDVKTGKIDAIVVPAPFSVGNIFSKEKDYVIPWEKIKKIGEDVILVEI, from the coding sequence ATGTATAAATCATCGGATTTGAGAGAAAAGGATGTTATAAACGTCTCTGATGGTAAAAAACTTGGCAAGGTCTGTGATTTAGAAGTTGATGTAAAAACCGGCAAGATAGATGCAATAGTTGTCCCGGCACCATTTTCTGTGGGCAACATCTTCTCAAAAGAAAAAGATTATGTGATTCCATGGGAAAAAATAAAAAAGATTGGTGAAGACGTAATACTGGTTGAGATATAG
- a CDS encoding ribose-phosphate diphosphokinase codes for MITHGKEIKIFTGNSNKELAEEIASHLGKKLGDAEIGRFSDGEISVRINETVRGADVFVVQSTCHPVNENLMELLIMIDAFKRASAGRITAVIPYYGYARQDRKARARDPITAKLVANLITSAGADRVLTMDLHAPQIQGFFDIPLDHLIGVPILAKYFMENVNLENAVVVSPDLGSVTRARNFATKLDLPLAIVDKRRPKANVAEIMNIIGDVKDKTCLMVDDMIDTAGTIVAAAQALMDYGAKEVYACCTHPVLSGPAVERIQQSPIKELVVLNTIPLPPEKRIDKIKVLSVASLFAEAITRIYEDVAISTLFDEYISTKGNR; via the coding sequence GTGATAACACATGGTAAAGAGATAAAAATATTTACTGGTAATTCAAACAAGGAGCTTGCAGAAGAGATAGCCAGTCACCTTGGTAAAAAACTTGGTGATGCAGAGATTGGCAGGTTTTCAGACGGTGAGATATCAGTTAGAATAAACGAAACTGTGCGCGGTGCAGATGTTTTTGTAGTCCAGTCAACCTGTCATCCTGTGAATGAAAATCTGATGGAACTTTTAATCATGATTGACGCTTTCAAAAGAGCTTCGGCAGGAAGAATAACAGCTGTGATACCATACTATGGATATGCAAGACAGGACAGAAAAGCACGAGCACGCGACCCAATCACAGCAAAACTTGTTGCAAATTTGATAACATCTGCAGGGGCAGATAGGGTCCTGACAATGGACCTTCATGCACCTCAAATTCAAGGGTTTTTTGATATACCACTTGACCATCTAATTGGTGTTCCAATTTTAGCAAAATATTTTATGGAAAATGTGAACTTAGAGAATGCTGTGGTTGTATCGCCAGATCTTGGAAGTGTGACACGTGCACGCAACTTTGCAACAAAGCTTGACCTGCCGCTTGCCATAGTTGACAAAAGAAGACCCAAAGCAAATGTTGCTGAGATTATGAACATAATTGGTGATGTGAAAGACAAGACATGTTTGATGGTTGATGATATGATAGATACAGCAGGTACTATTGTTGCTGCAGCTCAGGCTCTTATGGATTATGGTGCAAAGGAAGTTTATGCATGCTGTACGCACCCGGTTTTATCCGGACCTGCTGTTGAGAGGATACAACAGTCGCCTATTAAAGAGCTTGTTGTGCTCAACACCATTCCACTTCCGCCTGAAAAGAGGATAGATAAGATAAAGGTGTTGTCTGTTGCAAGCCTTTTTGCTGAAGCAATAACAAGAATATACGAAGATGTGGCTATTTCTACCCTTTTTGACGAATATATAAGCACAAAAGGAAACAGATAA
- a CDS encoding carbon-nitrogen hydrolase family protein, protein MKIGVVQMKISNKIDNNILKIVNFLKKAKVDEVDLVCFPEMALTGYNVQFLKSIDMNDKILFALDEISKLVSKYSVCCIIGHPFYEGKELKNRASILFPDGRYEKYDKLYPTEIEKKIFSEGKGPLVFEYKQKRFGIAICRDQNFYNIFKEYKDRGCDGVFILAAHYYSPNEARWKIDKNRSIPIARAVENEYYVFLANATGAHFNMISLGHSLIVDKRGCIVCEADEAGEHLLTAEI, encoded by the coding sequence ATGAAAATTGGTGTGGTACAAATGAAAATTTCAAACAAGATTGATAATAATATTCTCAAGATTGTAAATTTCTTAAAAAAAGCAAAAGTTGATGAGGTAGACTTGGTCTGCTTTCCTGAGATGGCACTGACTGGCTACAATGTCCAGTTCCTAAAATCAATAGATATGAATGATAAAATTTTGTTTGCTCTTGATGAAATCTCTAAACTTGTTAGTAAATATTCAGTCTGTTGCATAATTGGACATCCATTTTATGAAGGTAAAGAGTTAAAAAATCGTGCATCGATATTATTCCCTGACGGCAGATATGAAAAATATGACAAACTCTATCCAACTGAGATTGAGAAGAAAATATTCTCTGAAGGGAAAGGTCCTCTTGTTTTTGAATACAAACAAAAACGTTTTGGTATTGCCATCTGCAGAGACCAGAATTTTTATAACATATTTAAAGAATACAAAGATAGGGGATGCGATGGTGTATTTATTTTAGCTGCACATTATTACAGTCCGAATGAAGCACGCTGGAAAATAGACAAAAATAGAAGTATCCCTATTGCAAGAGCTGTTGAAAATGAATATTATGTGTTTCTGGCAAACGCCACAGGTGCTCATTTTAACATGATAAGCCTTGGTCATAGCCTAATTGTGGATAAAAGGGGATGTATTGTGTGTGAAGCAGACGAAGCTGGGGAACATCTTTTGACTGCAGAAATATGA
- a CDS encoding deoxycytidylate deaminase, which translates to MRPTWDEYFMQIVDIVKERSTCLRRKVGALIVKDKRILATGYNGAPTGLPHCEEVGCLREKLNVPSGQRHELCRGLHAEQNAIIQAAKMGVVIDGSVIYTTTYPCVICAKMIVNAGIKKVIYKGLYPDEMSQKIFDEAGIEVVKFEENGEGDLK; encoded by the coding sequence ATGAGACCTACATGGGATGAATACTTTATGCAGATTGTGGATATAGTAAAAGAGCGCTCCACTTGCCTCAGAAGGAAGGTTGGAGCTTTGATTGTAAAAGACAAAAGGATTCTTGCAACAGGGTACAATGGAGCACCGACAGGCCTTCCTCACTGTGAAGAGGTTGGGTGCTTAAGAGAAAAGCTAAATGTCCCTTCAGGGCAGAGACATGAGCTTTGCAGAGGACTCCATGCAGAACAAAACGCCATAATCCAGGCAGCAAAAATGGGTGTTGTGATAGATGGAAGTGTAATTTACACAACAACATATCCTTGTGTGATATGTGCAAAGATGATAGTAAACGCAGGGATAAAAAAGGTCATATACAAAGGTTTGTATCCAGATGAGATGAGCCAGAAGATCTTTGATGAAGCGGGAATAGAGGTTGTAAAGTTTGAAGAAAATGGTGAAGGTGATTTGAAATGA
- the secF gene encoding protein translocase subunit SecF — protein sequence MTKIDFMGKRKYFYIVSILVMVVGLISYFVQGFNYDIDFTGGTVLEINLHKVPTAQEISELEKLTKQITGTQTPIVRKVEDGKKIMINAHEVHGKNKTELSKQTRDKLFGEIAKRYNLKKEDLISYQNVGATISSELKSQAIWAVVIASILMLIYIAIRFEFRFGTTAVAALIHDLLIVLTVYTLFKIPLNSTFIAAILTVLGYSINDTIVVFDRIRENRRIAGKMELKDLVNLSMNQTIGRSIATAMSVIVVLVVLYTMGVQAIKEFAFPLLIGVISGTYSSIFIATALWFDWELSTRKKKLQVKPKRA from the coding sequence ATGACCAAGATTGATTTCATGGGGAAAAGAAAATACTTTTATATAGTTTCAATTTTGGTTATGGTAGTTGGGTTGATTTCATATTTTGTACAAGGTTTTAACTATGACATAGACTTTACAGGTGGTACAGTTTTGGAGATAAACCTTCATAAGGTTCCGACAGCTCAAGAGATATCAGAACTTGAAAAACTGACAAAGCAAATTACAGGAACTCAAACTCCAATTGTGAGAAAAGTTGAAGATGGCAAAAAGATAATGATAAACGCACATGAGGTTCATGGCAAAAACAAGACAGAGCTTTCAAAACAGACAAGAGACAAGCTCTTTGGAGAGATTGCAAAAAGATATAATCTGAAAAAAGAGGATTTAATATCTTATCAAAATGTAGGAGCTACTATTTCATCTGAGCTAAAATCTCAGGCTATTTGGGCGGTTGTGATTGCATCAATTTTGATGCTCATTTATATTGCTATCAGATTTGAGTTCCGGTTTGGTACAACTGCTGTAGCAGCCCTGATTCATGACCTGTTGATTGTTTTGACTGTATATACTCTCTTTAAAATTCCACTAAATTCTACTTTTATAGCGGCAATCCTTACTGTCCTTGGTTATTCTATAAACGACACTATTGTTGTATTTGATAGGATAAGAGAAAACAGAAGGATAGCAGGGAAGATGGAACTCAAAGATCTTGTGAACCTTAGCATGAACCAGACGATAGGAAGATCAATTGCAACAGCAATGAGTGTCATTGTAGTTCTTGTTGTTCTGTATACAATGGGTGTTCAGGCAATAAAAGAATTTGCATTTCCTCTTTTGATTGGTGTTATATCAGGTACTTATTCGTCCATATTTATAGCAACTGCGCTGTGGTTTGATTGGGAGCTCAGCACAAGAAAGAAGAAACTCCAGGTAAAGCCGAAAAGAGCATAA